A genomic segment from Nodularia sphaerocarpa UHCC 0038 encodes:
- a CDS encoding ATP-binding protein, with product MEFLNQVSTSNNQQNLPLDIKVFLRSILEGITDNNSGNKEQQLEINLQQISKKLEQEIQAQTALLNERVNQLQQEINEYKQAEAAKEQTEQSFRRHNTALQQLVQSESLQYDDFTTAIKYVTEVASLGLDVDRVSVWLYTEDYGKIECSDLYERPSNSHSSGFELSVCDYPSYFQALKEEQILSVVDVHQDTRTSEFSANYTLPLGITSMLDVRIWSRGKVIGVVCCEHLGTQRQWSLEEENFISSITEFVRLVIESSDRKSVEAALAVSKNQFRLVVEQTGQLIYVYDLVDCHIHWAGAIEEITGYTAEEWQEFDLATWEAQIHPDDRSRVLCMWNSAIQSQSQYQIEYRLQKKDASYIYVEDRGKFLVNHITGTSCIAGTMSNVSDRKTAEEALRQSEVQFRQQAQTLEKALGELQQTQTQMLQSEKMSSLGQLVAGVAHEINNPVNFIYGNLNPANDYIEDLIKLINLYQENYPQPVPIIQEKIQVIDLAFLMQDLPKLLSSMKMGAERIREIVLSLRNFSRLDESEYKAVDLHEVIDSSLLILKSRLKDRPGYPAIEVIKEYGDLPLVECYAGQLNQVFINILTNAIDVLEERDQKLSYQKIQASPSIIRISTKMLNEHEVIIKISDNGMGIPEKIKQLIFNPFFTTKPIGKGTGMGMSISYQIITKNHRGKFYCISSLGKGTEFVIEIPLKQQPKVE from the coding sequence ATGGAATTTTTAAACCAGGTTTCTACTTCTAACAATCAACAAAATTTACCATTAGATATAAAAGTGTTTTTGCGGAGTATTCTGGAAGGAATCACAGATAATAATTCTGGAAATAAAGAGCAGCAATTAGAAATTAATTTACAGCAAATCAGTAAAAAATTAGAGCAAGAAATACAAGCCCAAACAGCACTCTTAAATGAAAGAGTGAATCAGTTACAACAAGAAATTAATGAATACAAGCAAGCTGAAGCAGCAAAAGAGCAAACTGAACAGAGTTTTCGCAGACACAACACTGCTTTACAGCAACTTGTGCAAAGTGAGTCACTGCAATACGATGACTTTACCACTGCGATCAAATATGTCACAGAAGTAGCTAGCCTGGGTTTGGATGTTGACCGTGTGAGTGTTTGGTTGTACACAGAAGATTATGGCAAAATTGAATGCTCTGATTTATATGAACGTCCTAGTAATTCTCACAGTTCTGGTTTTGAATTGTCAGTTTGTGACTATCCCAGCTATTTTCAAGCTTTGAAAGAAGAACAAATTCTGTCCGTTGTTGATGTTCACCAAGATACTCGCACTTCAGAATTTTCCGCAAATTATACACTACCATTAGGCATTACCTCCATGCTCGATGTCAGGATTTGGTCGAGGGGAAAGGTGATTGGTGTAGTGTGTTGTGAACATTTGGGTACTCAGCGACAGTGGAGTTTAGAAGAAGAAAACTTTATTAGTTCGATTACTGAATTTGTCAGACTAGTGATTGAGTCGAGCGATCGCAAATCTGTAGAAGCAGCTCTAGCTGTCAGCAAAAATCAGTTTCGTTTAGTCGTTGAGCAAACCGGACAATTGATTTATGTTTATGATCTTGTAGACTGTCACATTCACTGGGCAGGAGCAATAGAAGAAATTACGGGATACACTGCTGAAGAATGGCAAGAATTTGACCTAGCTACTTGGGAAGCACAAATTCACCCTGATGATCGATCAAGGGTTTTGTGTATGTGGAACTCAGCAATACAGAGTCAAAGTCAGTATCAAATTGAATATCGCCTCCAGAAAAAAGATGCTTCCTATATCTATGTAGAAGATCGGGGCAAATTTTTAGTCAATCACATCACAGGAACGAGCTGCATAGCTGGGACAATGAGTAATGTGAGCGATCGCAAAACAGCTGAAGAAGCTTTGCGCCAATCAGAAGTTCAATTCCGCCAACAAGCTCAAACACTGGAAAAAGCACTAGGGGAATTACAACAAACTCAAACTCAAATGCTCCAGAGTGAAAAAATGTCTTCTCTTGGTCAATTAGTCGCCGGAGTCGCCCACGAAATTAACAACCCAGTTAACTTTATTTATGGTAATCTTAACCCTGCCAATGATTATATTGAAGACCTAATTAAACTGATTAACTTATATCAAGAAAACTATCCCCAACCAGTTCCTATCATTCAGGAAAAAATTCAGGTAATAGACCTAGCATTTTTGATGCAAGATTTACCTAAATTGCTCTCCTCAATGAAAATGGGAGCCGAACGCATTCGCGAAATAGTGCTTTCACTACGAAATTTTTCCCGCCTAGATGAATCTGAATATAAAGCAGTCGATCTCCATGAAGTAATTGATAGTTCTTTGCTCATTTTAAAAAGTCGTCTTAAAGATAGACCAGGATATCCCGCCATTGAAGTCATCAAAGAATATGGAGATTTGCCTCTAGTAGAGTGCTATGCAGGGCAATTAAATCAGGTATTCATCAACATTTTAACTAATGCCATAGATGTATTAGAAGAACGAGACCAAAAACTCTCTTACCAGAAGATTCAGGCATCTCCTAGCATCATTCGTATTTCTACAAAAATGCTCAACGAGCATGAAGTTATCATTAAAATTAGCGATAATGGGATGGGTATACCCGAAAAAATCAAACAACTAATTTTTAACCCTTTCTTTACCACGAAACCAATTGGGAAAGGAACCGGAATGGGGATGTCTATTAGCTACCAGATTATTACCAAAAATCACAGAGGTAAATTTTACTGTATTTCATCTTTGGGTAAGGGGACAGAATTTGTAATTGAGATTCCCTTAAAACAGCAACCAAAAGTTGAATAG